From a single Tachypleus tridentatus isolate NWPU-2018 chromosome 6, ASM421037v1, whole genome shotgun sequence genomic region:
- the LOC143251533 gene encoding uncharacterized protein LOC143251533, which produces MKIILLVAYLLFLQNGFSALDSSNTTMFNIAASSNTTLLVIEGNNITTITDLDISNIGSYILNKIKRIFQLNYVEPSDVGRENEYTVTSNTTETSPGVDGTSSSTIKRYPRHPKYVDINETASGNSSHLDFSTTTHHLNTSVYSTETEKFNTPTKRRNREPKNLYIDGELLTTSNDTIGDLYSNSTPVISMTKHSDILTTVSPSSANLPLTLSVFLNYVVIALMIVS; this is translated from the exons ATGAAAATTATACTACTTGTAGCATACTTGCTGTTTCTTCAAaac GGTTTCTCTGCACTAGATTCTTCAAACACCACTATGTTTAATATTGCTGCATCTTCCAACACGACCCTGCTCGTTATAGAAGGTAACAACATTACTACAATAACTGACCTCGATATTTCTAACATTGGAAGTTATATCCTTAACAAGATAAAGAGGATATTTCAGCTGAACTACGTTGAACCTTCAGACGTCGGTCGTGAAAACGAATATACGGTTACCTCCAACACTACGGAAACCTCGCCAGGAGTTGACGGTACGTCTAGCAGTACCATAAAGCGGTACCCTCGTCACCCAAAATACGTGGATATTAACGAAACTGCATCTGGAAACTCTTCCCACTTGGACTTCAGCACTACTACACATCACTTGAATACTTCTGTCTATTCAACAGAAACGGAGAAGTTTAACACTCCCACCAAACGAAGGAACCGAGAACCCAAGAACCTCTATATTGACGGTGAACTTTTGACGACGTCGAACGACACCATCGGTGACCTTTATTCTAACTCTACTCCGGTCATAAGTATGACTAAACACTCTGACATTCTTACGACGGTCAGCCCTAGTTCTGCCAACCTTCCCTTGACTCtcagtgtatttttaaattatgttgtaatTGCATTAATGATTGTTTCATAA